The stretch of DNA TACTTTATTTGTACGTATAATATTTATAACTCACGAATATTTGAAATTTATTTTTATTACTGTGATTATAGTTAACAAACTTTTTACAAATTTCTAAAAAAGCAAAAATGCGCAAAATGGGCTGCACCTAAAAGCCACGCAGGTGTCATTTATCTATGTACGATTGTCTCAAAAAAGAATTTATCTATGTACGATATCAGGATTGTCTCAAAAAAAAGTACGATTGGCCAAGTTGCTAGAATagttccctcaaaaaaaaaaagttGCTAGAGCAGttctcttcttttttttggcAGGGAGCTAGCGCGGTTCTCTTGCAAGCGCTACGTTGCTTGTTCGAAATTGACCGGCTTCAATTTTTATCGTTTATTTTCCCTCTCTGCTGACATATGGGCCCGCTGGTCATAgagatatatatatacatatgtcTGAGTGTCGCTCACAGCAAGAAACAAGCCCATCTTGCCTGAAGGATGCCCCAAATGGACCAACCCATAATGCAGGTACTTGCACattagtttttcttttttttgttcaTTTTTTATTCATATTTATATTTTCAAAAACAATATTATAAATAAATATATTTCAAAAATTGTACTTAATTGTTTTGAAATGTTAACACGGTGTAAATTCTATGCTAGTGTagttcaaaaaaatgttcatgacatTTAGCAAATGTTCTCATGTCTCAAAAAAGTATACTCACATTCTTTTCAACAGTACAGATGCAAGCGATCATACATACGCGCGTACACTTACCCCTATGAAAACACAATGTAAAATGGTGTCATATTATTATTTGCTCGTTTTTATTGTTCGTACTATTatttgtttttatatttttcaaaaAAACACATATATTTCAAAAACCATAATGTTCTTATATTTTAAAATAATGTTAACACAATGTAAATTATTTGTTAGTGTATTCAAAAAAACTTGATACCATGAATAAATGTCCATGACATTTGGGAAATGTTTTCGTGTTTCAAACAAATGTATCTGACATGTCTGAACAAAGTAATAAAATGCAAAACAAATGTTTGCATAATTCAAAAAATAGTTTCATACGATTTAGAAAATATACATTACATTTTACAGAATGTTTATGTGTTTCAAAAAACATATTTGTGACATTATTAGAAAATATTTATATGATGTAAACAAATCTTCACATCGTTTGAAAAAAATAGTTGTATCATTCAAAATGTTTGAACATGTATTTGAAAGTTGTTTGAAAcgtatttgaaaaaatattcaaaAACATGTATTTGGAATTTTTTTTAATGAAAATAGACATCAAAATGTATATCTGAAAAAAGATCGTCatatatttaaaaaatgttaaacatgtatagAATTTTTTTCTTGATGTGCACCCCGATGGTCCGGTCGCGACAGGCATGGGAGGCGGTTGCGGTTGCCTCGGAGCCATCTGATGCCCCATGTTGTGTCGCAGGGACTTCTCGGGGCCCCTCCGAGCCATCCAATCTGCCCAGTCGGCTTGGACCTTGGCACCCAGGCTGCGCGCTCCATGATGGGTGGACTAGGGGGCGCATCTGGGGCCACCTTAGTGGGACGGTGTCGGGCGCCCACACGCAGAATTTGCCAGCCTGGACCCCTGTtggttgatacatctccaacgtatatataatttttgattatttcatgctattatattataatTTTTGGATGctttattatgctattttatatcacatgttgggactaacctattaactcagCGCCCAGTGCCGGTTGTTGTTTTATGCTTTTTTTGGCGTTTCAGAAAACCATACCAAACGAAGTGCAAACACGATGAAACTTTAGGTGATTTTTTCTAGACCAGAATGGATCCTAGAAGTTTCTAGGGGAGGCCAAAAGATTTACGAGAGAGCAACGAGCTCACCGGGCGCGCCCCtcgaggggggggggaggggggctgAGCTCGTGACTTCCATGCAGCTCCGTTTGACCtaattccacctctataaattttcaaatattcccaaaccaacTGAGAGCCACCTGAAACActttttccgccgccgcaagcctgtGTACTTCCatgatcccatctggaggcctttttcgGTACTCTACCGGAGGGGAAATCGATCACGGtaggcctctacatcaaccttgctgtCCTACcgatgatttgtgagtagttcaccacagacctacaggtccatatctagtagctagatgtactcctctctctctttgatcttccataccatgttctccttgatttttttagagttctatccgatgtaatcttctttcgCGGTGTATTTGTTGGGATCCGGTGAATTGTGGATTCATTAAAAAATGAATATTATAATGTATATTCCATAAATGTTAATCATATATTTGAAAATTGTTAATCATATATTTCAAAAATCATAAAAGTGTTTTTAAAATGTTCTTGATATATATgaaaaatgtacaatgtgtatgaaaaataTAGACACGTGTTGGAAAAAATCTAAATAAAACCGATGGAAACCGAGAAGGAAACATAGAAAATAATaaacaaccccccccccccccaaaaaaaaccaTTTTCAATAGTAAAAAAACTATAAAAAATCACACAGAAAATAACTTGCGTCGCTTCTACATTAAGAGCCAGTTCTTTTGGGTAGCTTTCAAAATAAATTGCCTCTCCCCTAATAAATAAGCCACTCTCAAAATTTATTAAGGTTTCTAAATTAGTTATTTTATAACTAGTTTTGAAGTCCCAATGAATGAGGAAGGCGGCTTATAGAAAAAGCTGAAAGAAGACAATTTATTTTTTAAACCGCCAAAAGTTGGCAAATTGCAGGGGTTACGTCTCATAACATGCGAGACATAGCTCCCGCTGGCAAGAGGTGCTCCTTTTTCAATCTTAACCCTTGAAGCGCTTCTTCATGGGCCTCATTCACCACGGCCTATAGCATGTTTTTTTTTGTTTCCGTAAATCTTgaattaatattttgtttttaCTGTTTCTTAAAAGAATATTGCTACTAATTGTATTAACTAATTAAAAATAGAAATATTATGTGTTGTAATAAGGATAAACACGGTATttcttttttcaaaaaaaaaggaGAACGTTTATTTTGCAAAAATATCATATCTATGATAAAGATTCACCGGAAGTATAAAGCACccccaaaaataataaaaattacattgaCATCCATGGACAACCGAACGACCATTGCTGCCATCAGAATGAGCTGCCGACGTGCCGCTGTTGCCTCTCCCACACCAGAGCCGGCTAGACCTTGTCGATAACAACCGGGAAGTCTTCGAGCACGTGCCCCTTAGGACCAGCGTTCGGTAGCCGCAGTCGTCCTCATTGAATCCTTGAATCGATCTGAAGAACCTGACACCAAATCTCGCCGTTGCATATGCACGACAAAAAACTCTAACCTTGCCGCTCCGAGGAGTTGGCTGAAATCTACGCCGGAGTTCCATCTAATCCGTTCCGAGGAACGAACTTGAGGAGGATCGGAGCCCGAAAGACTGGCTCGAAAAAGAAGCACCGTCATCCATCCGAGCGGCGCCCTTGCGAGAACCAAAACCCTATCTATATAAGCCGAGGTAACAAGAATACCCTCTCCGCCACCGGCTGCCGGAGCGGCAGGCAAAGGGGAGGCGAATCTACGGACTCATTGGCGGGAACTAACAAGGAAAAAAAAGGAGGATTTGCGTAAGGCGGACGCTGTGATTCCCGTGAAGTCACTCTCAAAGCACACATCTCCTTATTTGTTCAAGCCGATCGATTCTTCTGCATGTATTCTTACTACTTTTGCTGATTGATTGATGATTTGGCAATTGATATGACAAATTTCCCTTTTCGCCTAACGAATATGTATGTGGTGAATTCTTTCCTTCGATGCTAAGACACCACACCAAATATAGAACCTCCATCGGAACTAATTGACGCGCAGTGACTATTCTCTTGGCGTAGCTGCCACGAGACTTTGGAATTTAGTTCGATCGGGGAAAATCTCTCACGAGTAGGACAGTACGTACGTACGTGTTGTGCTGTCCAAGGTTCATTCAACTCCGAATGGCACCAGCCGCACCACGCATGCATCTCATCTCCCACACCAAACTCTAGCCAAGCCATGAAAAGGTCAAGGATTATCTTCACCGtagcactctctctctctctctctctctctctctctctctctctctctctctctcaagtcTGAACTGCGTGCGTGTTAATGAAGAAGGAAGAAATTGCTTGCCGGATGAGGACGTACGTAGCGGTTGCTGCTGATGGGTACTTGTCGTCGTCGAGTAGTCGGCATAACATGTCTGTTGGGACCGGGAGTTTTTTCGTGGACCAAAACTTTTCCTTCTCCCTTTTTCGTTTCGAAAAGGAGATTAAACCCGATGTTGGTGTCAATGGAAGTGAGGCGAATCACGGACGTACGTGCCGTCGGGATCGGATCGACAATCCACAGTTCATGGCGGAGAAAAACGGGGACGTCTGACGACCTCATCTTTGTCCGAACTCACCCGGCTTGAAAGATGCACGGTGGACGTGTGGCAGAAAAGCACTCTAGAATCTACTGTAGATTGGGCTATATTTTGACTTCAGCTCCTGTGCAGGCTTGCAGCGGACACGTACGTCGACCAGTCAAGGGCACAACGCTGTACAACGCgaattgtctcaaaaaaaaaaagcTGAGCAAAGCGAATTGGACAGCAAGGTTGAAAACAGAAATGTGGTGACGCACAAGCTTTGAATTTGATACGGCGCAAAGAATTAATGAGAAGCCCTCCCTTTTCCAAACGTAACAAGAACATGGACGACTCACCAAATGTAACAGGAAGCAAGATTAAGCTATGTGACCTGTGCGTATGTAACATCACTAGCTAAAAGAATGCTTGCCTTCACAATCCTAGCTAGAGGCTAGAATCTTGCGTGGAACCACTAAAGAATACGCAGGCCACACCAAGAGGTACAACTGTTGAGCCATCGTTACCTCAACGTCCTACACATACGTGGCCGGCCTTGCGCACGACGCGATCTTTCTCGTCGGCGACACAACGTGTGAGTGAGAAAGAGTGTGAACGGATCGCGCATCGAGCCCTTAACTCGACGACGTCGACCGTGGGGCATGTTGCCCCACACCGTGGCGAGCGAATCCTGTGCACGGCGGCTAGCTCCCGATCGGTCGCGAAGCCTAGCTAGCATCCGTAGCGAGGTGACGAGGATATGCCAACAAATTTGGGCGACGTCGCGATCGGACTGGCCCGGAAAAGTTGTGCCGGCTGCCGGGGAGGGACCGTTTGTAACTCAATTTTTTAGCTTCACGTGCGATATATTTTGGCGTAAAATGGTCCTGTAAAGTAGTATTTTTTTGGATATTTTTCGATGCATTTTTTAGGTGCATCCGGTCGGCTTTCACCGTTGCTCGGATTTCTCGTGTGTGCTTTCGTGATCGTCCCATATGAGTCCATGCGCAAACCAACGAAACTGACCGGTTCACTTCACATTACTCCCGCAAGCGCAAGGACAACTCAAGCTACAGAGACAGCTGCGGGTCCGCAGGAAGGCGCAAGGCAGGTTGGTGGCTGGTGTATACTTTCGTCGTCCATATATAGCCGGTGCCTCGCCATTAGCCAGCTCCAAGCATTCACAAAAGGAAACGATCTAGCTAGCATTTGGTACTACACAAGCTACATACATATCCCCAAGCAGGGCTAGCTAAACCGATCTAGAGGATGTCGTTGGTGAGGTTCTTCGACACGCTGGCCCTGGACTCGTGGAACCCCTTCGGCAGCATCTTCGGCACCACGGCGTCCAGCGGCACCGACGCCTGGCTGGCCAGCGACACCACGGCGTTCGCCGACACCTACATCGAGAGCCGGGAGACGGCGGAGGCCTACGTCTTCAGCGCCAGGCTCCCCGCGGGCGTCACCAAGGAGGAGGTcaaggtggaggtggaggaggagggcAAGGTGCTGGTCATCGCCGGCGAGCGGAACCTGCGGAGGGAGGCCAAGAGCGAGACGCGCCACCACGTCGAGCGCAGCGTCGCCACCTTCTTCGGCAGGTTCCACCTCCCCGACGACGCCGCCTTGGGCCAGGTCAGGGCTGCCATGGACGACGGCGGCGCGCAGCTCACCGTCACCGTGCCCAGGGCCGGCGTCGCCGTTGCCGCCGTGACCATGCCCGAGCCGGCCGTGGTCATCGAGGTCGGCGAGGCCAGCCCGTGCTGATTGCGACGTACTCCGGTGCCGACGTGTGAGCAGAGTGCAGACGTACGTGCGGTAAGTTGCCGCTCGTATGATCTGCTCGATCGGTTCCCTTGGGTGTGATTCCACAAATTGTGGTGTTCGATGTACGTAACTACGTGCTTGAGTCGGTCTGTGGCTTGCTGTGGTGACTTGTGAGCGAGGTGCTTGCATGTTTGCCTGTACTATTACTTGTTAGTTCTGGTGTTCACGCTCAAATTAATGAAGTGTTCACAAAGTACTCGCTAATTAACTGTAGTCGTTGAAACATGAGACCACCTCTGCATCAAGCCTGCCTAAAAAACCCTATTCATCAAGCGCATGATTTATTTTACTTCTGTCGATTGGCCCAAACCGTTCGATTTCGATCTCTTTGTAGTCTATTTATAATATATCATGGCAGTTAAAAATGCATCAGAAGTGACAAAAATATATCAGTGTTCATGGTCATGGACCACCTAGAAACGACTAAACCAGTGGAGCGAGTCAAAGGCATGACATCGTCATCACCCCTTCTTCACCAGAGTCGACCAAACCTTATCATCATAGACAATCGAGAAGTTGTTATGTTAAGTCCTCATAGGACCAGCACACTAGAACATCAGCCAACACCGACAAAGAGAAGAATAGATTGAAATGATCAAACATATAGACACACAAACAAAGGTGATGGACAGCCAAATCAAGATGGATCCACCAGAGACAAACAAAGACTGGATTCAAACAGATCCACCAAAGACCAGCACCGAACAAATCCTGAGATTTATCAAAGACACGCCTCGGTGGTGCTAGACGACCCGTCGGGACGGGGCTAGGACGTAAGGACATTATTCCATCTACAGGGAGGTGTTGTCGCCTCGTCTTCCTAAGCAGGACACAAATCCTAACTGAACTCAAAACATTAACTAAAAAAGGAGCATGGTCCTTCCCACAGATAAGGGCTGGAGTCCATCACGTCTTCATGGCCCTAAGGCCACAGAAGACGTGGCGGACGGCATGGGCGGTAACGCCTAGGAGAGTCAGGGGAAACCCTAATCGCCTTGTTCGTCCGAGAGCCACGAGATGAAAGGGTAGATAATGCCGTTTGATCATGTTGGTCACCTTCCTCCCCCGATGCATTGCTCTTCTTCTCCAACATGATGGCACATGTCCCCTcccccccctcccccttcccATACCGTCAGTCCAACTCTCTTTTGCCGCCACCCTCATTAAGTGAATGTTGTCGCTCACTGCTTTGCCCGAGCCACCGTCGCCAACCGTTCCTCTAGGCCCCACCTTCTCTAGCGCTGTCGACCATCCCCTGTACCCTGCACCAAAACATGTCAAGTCTCGGACTCATTGCCGCCGACGATACCATGATTAACTGCCTCCCAACGTCCCTGCCTCAAGTTCGGAACTTCGCTCCTCTAATGCAAAATCAACTAATATAACGAAAATTATAATTTCAGGCAACTGAAACAAAAGTAGATGCATTATTGCACACTATATATTGAGATGAAACCGAAGATAATTTGGGTCTTCCTCGCGAAGTAAAACAAGAGATAGATCGGGTCTGAAAAGTTTCGATGCATCACGCACGTCCTGAACACTAGCTAGCTAGTTGGTCTGAAAAGTTTGGATGCACCACGCATCTCCTGGGCACTAGCTACTAGCTAGCCAGTTGGTCGGCCGGTTCTGTCGCGGATATTTTTGGGGGCGCAACGGCGGGTCTCCTGTGAAGTTGGGAGTGTGCGATATTTCGCCGCCGGCAAGAGATAATAATGCACGACCGAATCGCACCAACCGCCACGTACGTACGGCAGGTCGGCAGGTCGACGCCCAATGTATTTGTGTGGCAGCCAGGTATCCCCCACGAAACAGCAAGCAAGGATGCGCTCCACCTCCACGTTGATTAATTTTTGGACAGTCTCTCCATGTGGCACGAACTACCACTGCTTGGTGTGGTCTGAGATTGGATCTCATCTCAGACGGGACGGCCCCATGTGAGCGCCACGATGCATTTTAGATCTTCTTTAAGAAGGTAATTTTTATTGATTTGAAATAAAACATCAAGATGATGTAAACACAATGAGTCAAATGGCCCTCGAAGAAAAAAGAGCCAAATGAAAAGACCATCTAAAATCAACATGGCTGAGCTCAGACGCAAGAAAGCTTAACCTACAAGGAAGTTTGTTTCGTTTCGGAAAACAAGGAAGTTTGTTTCTTACAACATTTCTAGCTGATCCCTTAGGTAAAAAATACATAGGAGCACTCGGGTGCCATATCCTCCTATATGTTCAAAAATAATTTGGTAGTCCTAAATATGTCAAAAGAAAATTCCGGAACATTTTATGGAATCAAACATAACCAAGTATTACACTCATATAAAAAGATTAACGCAAAATCTAACGACCAGTCGACTGGTGGTTTGCTTCAGGCACGCACGCTTCGCCAGACGCACGATCCAGCCAGGACGCACAGCCTCCGCACGCTCCCTTTAACCAACGAGCTACAACATGTTAGTGGTCCAACTTGGAAATCATAAGAACTTAACCTTTTAAACCTCGTAGCATAAAAAATGAAAGTTGTGATAATTCCCAAATTTTTTGCTGGGAGCTGGAGTCAAACTCCAGACTCAAGAATTCTGACGAGGAACATGAACCACATGGACTAAGCTGCTTGTTGTGATAAACGTTGTGTGGTGTAGTACTTGCATCAATTCTTAAAGCTCGACTGAAAGTTAGCAATAGATCCCTACAACCCGATTGTTGCTCGTTGTGGATCGCACGACCCCGAGGACCCCGTCCGGATCGCCCGCACAACCCACGTCTCTCCCGACGCTGGCCCGTTCTCTTTTACTTTTTTTCCCGACGCAGGCCCGTTCCCTCTACTTTTTTTCCTCACATGATCACATCCCATCGGCCCATGTTCCTAAATTAAGAGGAACATTTACCGATCGCATCCTTGCCcatgtttcaaaaaaaaatattGATGGCTTCCTGTGCTGGATAAGAATCGAACCATGTACCTCAAGTAGTAATTCCTACGACACAAACCACTAGCCCCGCTTCAGACTTGCTGTTTTTTAAAAAAGTTTACATGATACTTGTTCTTGGTTAATACGAGTTTGAACATTAAAAATTAGTGGTCAGGTCAATGATTTCCCCACTAACATGGTTCTTTTGGCCTGATTTTTTTGTCGAAACATCCCCCAATAATGTTGTGTGAATAACATGGTCATTAATGCACCACGGACCTGATAACTTACACACAAACACCTTGATAACTCACACATCACAGACCTAATAATTTATGTGCCCTGGTCCTGATAAATTTGgcattggggggggggggggtgtgatCAAGTATCCCCCGGTAACTTTCCTGTGAATAGCATGGTATGTCACACATCGGAGACCTGATAACTTATGCACCCCGGTCCTGGTATTTTTTGTGAGGGAGGAGTGATGAAGTATACCCCCGATAACTTTTATGTGAATAGCACGGTAACTCACACCTTGTAGACCTGATAACGAGTGCACCCCCGTCTTTTGGTAAATTTGGTGACTGGATGGGGGGAGGGTGGTTGATGAAATATACGCCTGGTAACTTTTTATGTGAAGAACATGATAACTCACATATCGCAGACCTGATAACTTATTTTGTCCCAGTCCTGGTAACCTTAGCGACGGTGGTGAGGGGTGGGGAAGGGTTGTTGATGCAATATACCTCCGGTAACTTTTTTTTCAATATCATGATAACTCACACATCATATACCTGATAACTTTGGCGTCGGGGGGGGGGGTGATCAAGTATCCCCTGGTAACATTCGTGTGAATAGCATGGTAACTCACACATTGGAGACCCGATAATTTATGCACCCCGGTCTTAGTACTTTTCGCGAGGGACGGGTGATGAAATATACCCCTGATAACTATTATATCAATAGCACGGTAACTCACACCTCGTAGACCTGATAACTAATGCACCCAGTCTTTGGTAAATTTGGTGACTGGGTGGGCGGAGGGTGGTTGATGAAATATGCCCTTGGTAACTTTTTGTGTGAATAACATGATAACTCACACATCGTAGAGCTGGTAACTTATGTGACTCAGTCCTGATAACTTTGACGACAGTGGTGAGGAGTGGGGGAGGGTTGTTGATGAAATATACATCCGTTAACTTTTTTGTCAATatcatggtaactcacacatCATAGACCTGATAACTTAGGTATAAACAACGCGGTAACTTTAGACCCGAATAAAAAGTTATCGGAACATACCCCAATCACTTATGTGCAAATAGCACAGTAATGCATGCATCCGGAGCTAATAACTTAGATATAAATACCACTGTAAATTTGACCCAGGGGAAAGAAGTCGTTTAAAACACATCTCCGGCCACTTCTGTATAAATAACATGTTAATATACAAATAACGTAACTGATAACTTTACAGTAAATTTTTACCAAAAAAGTGATCAAAACATGTCAACatgagatctagttttgaagTTCTCATCGTGATGGATTTTTTTATGTGAAAACGATTTTTCAATAAAAAACGACAGTTTGAGCAATAAAATATTTTACATCTTTGAAATAGCGAGAATTTACAATGACATCAGGTTTTCTGTGCTCCACTATTTTTGCATGtggagagaatgttggaggagccatTTTTATGCCCCGGTAATTTTCATGTAAACCTAATGGTAACTGGCGTACCACATAGGTGATAATTCATTTAGCCCAAGTCTGATAACTTTTCATCCGAAAAAAGTCATCGAAACATcccaacatgggatctagtttttgAGGTCTCGTCGCGACGAATCTTTTATGTGAAAATGGTTTGAGCTACAAAACATTTTAAAGTTTCAAAATATGGAGAATCTTTGCTAACATCATCTGTTTTGTCTTTTagtatgcatgcatgcataaaatTATTAATCATTGCTAGCTGCATGTGATTTCCTCAGGATTAGCTAGCTACTAAACTCGCATGCATGTGTGATTGTTCGGGCACTTGTTGCTTCGATCAGGAGGAGAACGAGAGAAGCGGGAGCCATCGAAGGGATTGTGTGGATCTGTTGCTTAACGTCTAGACGACTGGACGTTAGCACAGTCCATCAAAGATTAAACAAGGAATGACTTTCATTGTATCCGGGGTCAAAGATTTGCCGAAAGCGCTAGATACAAGTATCATTGTCATGGATTTTTTTTCTTCTGCCCTGAAGTCAACCGGAATCATTCTTTGGCCAACCTTTATTATACGAGTATAATACCGATTccaaaaaaaattcagaaatttttgACTTTTTTGAGTCACTACATTATGTATGAatatagggggggggggggggggggggggggggtttggatgatCTGAGTGCTCCTAATCCGCTTCCCTTTCCCTCAAACGGTTCCTTATACCTTAACTTCTTATACTTTCTTCCTAAAAACTGGTTCCTAGTCGAACTCCTAAAACTCAAGTCCCTACAAAATTCACTTAGGCAATTCTTCTAAGCTTCTGCGTATGTACTACGTTTCAACTACATATTTGCACACATATTCAATTCCAATTTAATAATCATAGTTCACATAATTCATGAATATTACAAATTTAAAGTTTACAATTCAAATTATTCAAATTTAAACACAGGAAAGTCTGCAAATGAAGAAAAGAGCATGACAGAAGCCCAACAATCAATTGGTGATATGGAGTAGCCACTAATGCTCAACAAAATCATCCTGGAGGCGGGTATGGACTTTGCAGTTCTCAATGCTTCAATGTGTTGCGAGAAATCTGTGTATcttgtttgcatcatgttttggCTCAACAAGATCCCAATGGTGACGTATCAAAAGTTCTTTGGCGTGCTTCTCTCATCTTAAATAATGCTATATGTCATTATTTGAAATATATATTCATGTTTTAAACATTATGATTATTTAAAAGAAATCTACTGCAACTGGTGTTTTTCGAGAAAACCGGCTAGATAAGCCATGCCTAGGCGAAAAAAGAAACTCAATTGACTCAGTACGCTCGTATACAATACTAACGCCAACATGGGTCGGCCCAGTTGTGCACTTCCTGTGCGTTTGGGCTAGGGGTGACATAGGAAGGAGCTCTTCAACTAAAAAAAGGGTTGCTAAAAGAACTTAAAAAATGAAGGACCTcttctatatctatatctatacctactattaaagggaggTGATATTTTTGGTTTCGTCCCGCTTCGTTTGGTCCCGTTTTAATTAATTTCACATACACTATTTGGTTTTGTTACTTGCCACCCGTTTTGGCCCAACGAAGGAAGCCCATCCGGCAGCGCACTGTTGCGCAGTTCCGGAGAGCTGGCAAAAATAAAATTGCTGATGGGAAGGTTCGATCTCATAGCCTGCCAATCGGCCACACACAGTTTGTCCAACTGACCCAGCTAAAGATATGAGAGAATTTTTTCtcctgttgcaacgcacgggtCTTTTTGCTAGTACCTAAAAATACCGGGAAGGTTTTGCTCAAAAAAAAAACTACGAATGAGCTCTACTACGTCGCACCCCTGCTTAAGTCGAGCCCTAAATCAACCCACGCGCGAGCCGCCGAGATCGATGacgattgtcggtgtcaaaaccggcggatctcgagtagggggtctcgaactgtgcgtctaaggcggatggtaacaggaggcaagggacatgatgtttacccaggttcgggccctcttgatggaggtaataccctacgtcctgcttgattgttgtTGATGacatgagtattacaagagttgatctaccacgagatcaaagaggctaaaccctagaaactagcctatggtatgattgtatgttgtcctacggactaaaactctccggtttatatagacaccagagggggctagggttacacaagttcggttacgaaggaggagatatacatatccgtattgcctagcttgccttccacgccaagtagagtcccatccggacacgggacgaagtcttcaatctcgtatcttcatagtccaacagtccggccaaaggatatagtccggctgtccggagacccctaatccaggactcccttagtagcccttgaaccaggcttcaatgacgatgagtccggcgcgcagtgttgtcttcggcagtGCAAGGCGGGTttctcctccgaatacaccattgaagagt from Triticum urartu cultivar G1812 chromosome 3, Tu2.1, whole genome shotgun sequence encodes:
- the LOC125542405 gene encoding 17.9 kDa heat shock protein 2-like — its product is MSLVRFFDTLALDSWNPFGSIFGTTASSGTDAWLASDTTAFADTYIESRETAEAYVFSARLPAGVTKEEVKVEVEEEGKVLVIAGERNLRREAKSETRHHVERSVATFFGRFHLPDDAALGQVRAAMDDGGAQLTVTVPRAGVAVAAVTMPEPAVVIEVGEASPC